The genomic window AAGCAGTGAAGTCGAACTCCTCCATCGTCACCTGCAACACCGGTGTCATACCCCCGCGCGATGCCGCCTACAGCTGCACTGTCAGACCCATGGGGGATGCTTGACGGTCCGACACCTCTGACCGGGAGATGCTGAGATGCAGGAAGCAGAAAGGGCCGCTGCCCAGGCCTACATCCGTTTACTGGCCGCCACCCGCGCCGCGCTCGCCGACCCGGCCGACGGTCCGCTGTACATGCCGCTGCTCGCCTCGCCGATACAGGAGGCGGACGAGGCCCTGCACAGCGCCGGCCTCGCGGGCAACGAGGGCAGGTTCTTCGCTCTCGTCCGGGAGCTCCTGCCGAGCCTGACCGGTTCGGACCGCTGACGGGTCCGGGCACCGGCCCCGCTCCCGACGGGAGCGGGGCCGGGTGTGCGCCCGTGCGCGTACCTATTGGCCGGTGTACATGAGGGACCCGGGTGTGGTGAGCCGTTCACCGGTCTCCAGCCAGGTCTTCAGGCCGGAGAGGATCATCGGCCAACCGCCGTACAGCTCGTCGTTGGCGCCCTCGCGCAGCTCGTCATGGGTGACGGTGAGACGGCAGGAGTCGCCGACGGGCTCGATCTCCCACGTGACGCGGGTGGGGCCCTCACTCCTCACGTCGTCGCTCCAGAGCGCGACCATGCTCTGGACGAGTCTGCGCGGCGGGTCGACCTCCAGGTTCCGCCCTTCTCCGAGCGGTCCGGGCGCACCGGGTGCGCTCATCTCGAAGGTCGATCCCTCGGTCCAGTCCGAGGTGATGCGCGCCCCGAAGTTGTACTGGCTTCTGATCTCGGGATCGGTGATCGCCTCCCAGAGGCGTTCGGGCGTCGTGCGGATGTAGATCTCGAAGACCTTCTCCATGGGATTCTCCAGTCGACTCTTGAGACCGCTGAGCCCGGCGGCCCAGGGCTCCGCGTACTTGCTCACCCACCGGTCGTGGACGAGCCGGATGGGCACCGGGTTCAGGAAGTGGAGCTTTTCCCGGCCCCGCCTTCGCGTGACGACCAGCCCCGCCGCCTCCAGCAGCTTGAGGTGCTTCATCACAGCGAATCGCGTGATCTCGAAGCGGGCCTCCAGCGCACCCAGTGTCTGTCCGTCCTCGCGGAACAGCTCGTCGAGCAGCCCGCGCCTCGTGGGATCCGCCAGAGCCTTGAACACTGCGTCCATGCGTCCCAAAATATGTGACCTTTTGGTCACCTGTCAATCCGGGCGGGCCCGCGAGGCCCCGGACGAGGCGCGATGAATTGATTCAAATCAGGAAGAAAGTTGCTCAGCAGCTTGACTAGCAGCGAGGCCCAAACCTAGCGTACGTTGCGGATGAAACGATTCACATCCCGATCCTGACCGGTCGCCGGATGACTCTGCTTACGAGGTGTTCATGTCTGATGTGTCGGCCGTCAAGGCAGCTCTGAAGTCTCAGGTCATCGAGACGCCGTCCTGGGGTTACGGCAACTCCGGAACGCGCTTCAAGGTCTTCGCCCAGCCCGGAGTCCCCCGCGACCCGTTCGAGAAGCTGGCGGACGCGGCGCAGGTGCACGCCTGCACCGGGGTAGCCCCGAAGGTCTCGCTGCACATTCCGTGGGACAGGGTCGAGGACTACGCGGCGCTGACGCGCTACGCCGACGAGCTGGGGCTGCGCATCGGCGCGATCAACTCCAACGTCTTCCAGGACGACGACTTCAAGCTGGGCTCGGTCACCCATCCCGATGCGAAGGTCCGGCGCAAGGCGACCGACCACCTGCTCGAGTGCGTGGACATCATGGACGCCACCGGCTCACGCGACCTCAAGCTGTGGTTCTCGGACGGCACCAACTATCCGGGCCAGGACGACATCGTGGGCCGCCAGGACCGGCTGGCCGAAGCGCTGGCCGAGGTCTACGCCCGGCTCGGAGCCGACCAGCGGATGCTGCTGGAGTACAAGCTCTTCGAACCCGCCTTCTACACGACCGACGTCCCGGACTGGGGCACCTCGTACGCGCACTGCCTGAAGCTGGGCCCGAAGGCCCAGGTGGTCGTGGACACCGGACACCACGCGCCCGGCACCAACATCGAGTTCATCGTCGCCTTCCTCCTGCGGGAGGGAAAGCTCGGCGCGTTCGACTTCAACTCCCGCTTCTACGCCGATGACGACCTCATGGCCGGAGCCGCGGATCCCTTCCAGCTGTTCCGGATCATGCACGAGGTGGTCAAGAACGGCGGCCTCCGGCCCGAGACCAACGTCAACTTCATGCTCGACCAGTGCCACAACATCGAGGCCAAGATCCCCGCTGTCATCCGCTCGGTCACCAATGTGCAGGAGGCGACCGCGAAGGCACTGCTGATCGATGCCGAGGCGCTGGCCACGGCTCAGCGATCCGGTGATGTGCTCGCCTCCAACGGTGTGCTGATGGATGCCTTCAACACGGACGTCCGTCCGCTGCTCGCCGACGTACGCGAGGAACTCGGCCTGGCGCGGGATCCGTTCGCGGCCTACCTCGCCTCCGGCAACCAGGAGCGCATCGCCGCCGACCGTGTCGGAGGGCGGCAGGCCGGCTGGGGTGCCTGAGTCCCGTTCCCTGCCGGCCTGCCGCACCCGCCGCCCGTCCCGTCTTCCGAAGGAAACCTCATGACGTCCGCGACGCACTCCGAAGTCGCCGCGCTCCTGGAGCGCGCCCACCGGATCGGCTCCGATCCCCGCAACACCAACTACGCCGGTGGAAATGCCTCGGCCAAGGCGACGGCGACCGACCCCGTCACCGGCGGCGAGGCCGAACTCCTCTGGGTCAAGGGATCGGGCGGCGATCTCGGGACGCTGACCGAGGCCGGTCTGGCCGTGCTCCGGCTCGACCGCGTGCGTGCGCTGAAGGCCGTCTACCCGGGGGTGGAACGCGAGGACGAGATGGTCCATGCGTTCGACTACTGCCTGCACGGGAAGGGCGGCGCCGCTCCGTCCATCGACACGGCGATGCACGCGCTGGTAGAGGCGGCCCACGTCGACCACCTGCACCCGGATTCCGGCATCGCCCTCGCGTGCGCCGCCGACGGCGAGAAGCTGACGGCCGACTGCTTCGGCGACAAGGTGGCCTGGGTGGGGTGGCGCCGGCCCGGCTTCCAGCTCGGTCTCGACATCGCCGCCGTCAAGGAGGCCAACCCGCAGGCCGTAGGCGTCGTCCTGGGCGGGCACGGCATCACCGCCTGGGGCGACACCTCGCAGGAATGCGAACGCAACGCCCTCTGGATGATCCGCACGGCGGAGACGTTCCTCGAGGAGCACGGCAGGGCCGAACCGTTCGGTCCCGTGCTGGAGGGATACGGGGCCCTGGACGAGCAGGCCCGCCGGGAACGGGCCGCCGCACTCGCCCCGGTGATCCGGGGTCTGGCCTCCACGGACCGCCCGCAGGTGGGGCACTTCACCGACGCGCCGCCGGTGCTGGACTTCCTGTCACGCGCGGAACACCCGAGGCTGGCCGCCCTCGGCACCTCCTGCCCTGACCACTTCCTCCGCACGAAGGTGAGCCCACTCGTCCTCGACCTGCCGGCGGATACCCCACTGGAGGAGGCGGTTGCCCGGCTGGAGGTGCTCCACGGGGAGTACCGGGAGGCCTACAGGGCGTACTACGAGCGCCATGCCTCGCCGGACTCACCCGCGATGCGCGGAGCGGACCCGGCCATCGTGCTGGTGCCCGGTGTCGGGATGTTCTCGTACGGCAAGGACAAGCAGACGGCCCGAGTCGCCGCGGAGTTCTACCTCAACGCCGTCAACGTGATGCGGGGCGCCGAGTCCGTCTCCGCCTACGCACCGATCGAGGAGTCCGAGAAGTTCCGCATCGAGTACTGGGAGCTGGAGGAGGCGAAACTCCGCCGGATGCCGAAGCCGAAGGCGCTGGCCACGAGGGTCGCGCTGGTCACGGGCGCCGGATCGGGCATCGGCAAGGCCATCGCTCTCCGGCTGGTCGCGGAAGGCGCATGCGTCGTCGTGGCGGACGTGAACGGCGAGAGCGCCGCAGTCGTGGCCGAGGAGCTCGGAGGCGCGGACAAGGCCGTCGCCGTGACGGTCGATGTCACAGCCGAGGAGCAGATCGCTGATGCCTTCAAAGCCGCGGCCCTCGCCTTCGGCGGGGTGGACCTGGTCGTCAACAACGCCGGGATCTCCATCTCCAAGCCGCTCCTGGAGACGACGGCCCGGGACTGGGACCTGCAGCACGACATCATGGCGCGGGGTTCGTTCCTGGTCTCCCGCGAGGCAGCACGGGTCATGACGGCGCAGGGGCTCGGCGGCGACATCGTGTACATCGCTTCGAAGAACGCCGTGTTCGCGGGCCCGAACAACATCGCCTACTCGGCCACGAAGGCGGACCAGGCACACCAGGTCCGCCTGCTGGCCGCCGAGCTGGGCGAACACGGAATCAGGGTCAACGGTGTGAATCCGGATGGCGTGGTGCGTGGATCCGGCATCTTCGCGGCGGGCTGGGGAGCCCAGCGCGCCGCGACGTACGGCATCGAGGAGGAGAAGCTGGGTGAGTTCTACGCCCAGCGCACGATCCTCAAGCGCGAGGTACTGCCGGAGCACGTCGCCAACGCGGTCTTCGCCCTGACGGGCGGGGAACTCACCCACACCACCGGCCTCCATGTTCCCGTCGACGCCGGTGTGGCAGCGGCGTTCCTGCGCTGACCCGGTGTCACTCCGCCGCGTCCCGGTGCTTGTTCGACGCATCCGGGGCGCGGCTTCAGTTCGGATCGGATGAGATTCCATGCCTGCGACTTCACGACACGACCCGGTCTTCGCCGCGGTGGACCTGGGGGCCACCAGCGGCCGGGTCATCACCGGCAGGGTCGGCGCCGACGAGCTGGTGCTGACGGAGACACACCGCTTCGCCAACACCCCCGTGCGGCTCCCCGACGGGCTCCGCTGGGACGTACTCGCCCTGTACCAGGGCGTGCTGGAGGGGCTGCGGGCCGCGGCCCGAACGGGTCCCGTGGCCTCGGTGGGCATCGACACGTGGGCGGTCGACTACGGCGTCCTGGATTCCGACGGAGCGCTCCTTGGAGTCCCGTTCCACTACCGCGACGGGCGCAACACTCCCGCCGCCGAGCAGGTGCTCACGCACATCGGTGCGCGGGAACTGTACGGGATCGGTGGTCTGCAGCACCTCCCCTTCAACACCGTCTTCCAGCTCGCCGCACACCGCGCGACAGCCCAGTGGGAAGCGGCCCGGACGATCCTCCTGATGCCCGACCTGCTGGTGTACTGGCTGACCGGGACGGTGGGCGCGGAGGTGACCAACGCGTCCACGACCGGTCTGTTCGACGCGCGATCCGGCACCTGGTCGGACGCGCTGATCCAGCGGCTCGGCCTGGACCGGTCGCTGTTCCCACCGCTTCGTGAGCCGGGTGAGAGTGCGGGCACCCTGCTGCCCCATGTCGCCGAACTCGCCGGACTCCCCCACGGCACACCCGTGACCACGGTCGCCTCGCACGACACCGCGTCGGCGGTCGCCGCGGTCCCGGCCACGGAGCCGGGGTTCGCGTACGTGTCGTGCGGCACCTGGTCGCTGGCGGGTCTCGAACTGGACGCGCCCGTGCTCACCGAGGCGTCGAGGGCGGCGAACTTCACCAACGAGCGCGGGATCGACGGAACGGTGCGCTATCTCCGCAACATCATGGGTATGTGGCTGCTGGAGGAGTGCCGCCGTACGTGGGAACGGGACGGTGCGGCGACGTCGTTTTCCGGTCTGCTCGCGGACGCGGCACGTGCCCGGCCGTTCGCCGCGGTGATCGACCCCGACGACCCCCTCTTCCTCTCGCCGGGTGACATGCCCTCACGGATCGACGCCGCTCTCATCCGGACCGGACAGAATCTGCCGGAAGGCCGGGGCGGCTACGTGCGATGCGTCCTGGAGAGTCTGGCGCTGGCGCACCGCAGGACGCTGCACGAGGCGGCACAGCTGGCGGGCCGGGACCTGACCCGGATCCACCTGGTCGGGGGTGGCTCACGCAATGAACTGCTGTGCCAGTGGACCGCCGACGCCACCGGGCTGCCGGTCACCGCGGGCCCCGCCGAGGCGACCGCGCTCGGCAACGTGCTGCTCCAGGCGCGGGCGCACGGACTGGTGGGCGGACCGGCTGACATGAGGCGGCTGGTCGCCCGCACCCAGGAACTGCGCCACTACGCCCCGCAAGGGGACGTCGCGGCCTGGGACGAAGCGGCCGACCGGCTGCCGGTACGTGTGAGCTGACGGGCTGGTGGCACGCGTGTAGGCCGGCTGACCGCCCGTACGCAGGTGAGCCGATGGGTCAGTGGTAGGCGTGCGTGGCGGCGGGGTGGTGGCGCGCGCGTACGAGGCGGCCGGTGGTGGCACGCGGGTGACCGGTCTCTCCGGTCACGCGTGCCACTTCGGCCGCCGAACACGGGCCCGCGCTTCGACGCGCGCGGCGCGGTCCCGGGGCGCCGTGCGCGTCGAACGGCCGCCCCGGTCAGGAGGCGGAGAGCCCGAGTTCCTGATCGCCCAGCGG from Streptomyces sp. NBC_01341 includes these protein-coding regions:
- a CDS encoding ArsR/SmtB family transcription factor; its protein translation is MDAVFKALADPTRRGLLDELFREDGQTLGALEARFEITRFAVMKHLKLLEAAGLVVTRRRGREKLHFLNPVPIRLVHDRWVSKYAEPWAAGLSGLKSRLENPMEKVFEIYIRTTPERLWEAITDPEIRSQYNFGARITSDWTEGSTFEMSAPGAPGPLGEGRNLEVDPPRRLVQSMVALWSDDVRSEGPTRVTWEIEPVGDSCRLTVTHDELREGANDELYGGWPMILSGLKTWLETGERLTTPGSLMYTGQ
- the rhaI gene encoding L-rhamnose isomerase encodes the protein MSDVSAVKAALKSQVIETPSWGYGNSGTRFKVFAQPGVPRDPFEKLADAAQVHACTGVAPKVSLHIPWDRVEDYAALTRYADELGLRIGAINSNVFQDDDFKLGSVTHPDAKVRRKATDHLLECVDIMDATGSRDLKLWFSDGTNYPGQDDIVGRQDRLAEALAEVYARLGADQRMLLEYKLFEPAFYTTDVPDWGTSYAHCLKLGPKAQVVVDTGHHAPGTNIEFIVAFLLREGKLGAFDFNSRFYADDDLMAGAADPFQLFRIMHEVVKNGGLRPETNVNFMLDQCHNIEAKIPAVIRSVTNVQEATAKALLIDAEALATAQRSGDVLASNGVLMDAFNTDVRPLLADVREELGLARDPFAAYLASGNQERIAADRVGGRQAGWGA
- a CDS encoding bifunctional aldolase/short-chain dehydrogenase encodes the protein MTSATHSEVAALLERAHRIGSDPRNTNYAGGNASAKATATDPVTGGEAELLWVKGSGGDLGTLTEAGLAVLRLDRVRALKAVYPGVEREDEMVHAFDYCLHGKGGAAPSIDTAMHALVEAAHVDHLHPDSGIALACAADGEKLTADCFGDKVAWVGWRRPGFQLGLDIAAVKEANPQAVGVVLGGHGITAWGDTSQECERNALWMIRTAETFLEEHGRAEPFGPVLEGYGALDEQARRERAAALAPVIRGLASTDRPQVGHFTDAPPVLDFLSRAEHPRLAALGTSCPDHFLRTKVSPLVLDLPADTPLEEAVARLEVLHGEYREAYRAYYERHASPDSPAMRGADPAIVLVPGVGMFSYGKDKQTARVAAEFYLNAVNVMRGAESVSAYAPIEESEKFRIEYWELEEAKLRRMPKPKALATRVALVTGAGSGIGKAIALRLVAEGACVVVADVNGESAAVVAEELGGADKAVAVTVDVTAEEQIADAFKAAALAFGGVDLVVNNAGISISKPLLETTARDWDLQHDIMARGSFLVSREAARVMTAQGLGGDIVYIASKNAVFAGPNNIAYSATKADQAHQVRLLAAELGEHGIRVNGVNPDGVVRGSGIFAAGWGAQRAATYGIEEEKLGEFYAQRTILKREVLPEHVANAVFALTGGELTHTTGLHVPVDAGVAAAFLR
- a CDS encoding rhamnulokinase, with protein sequence MPATSRHDPVFAAVDLGATSGRVITGRVGADELVLTETHRFANTPVRLPDGLRWDVLALYQGVLEGLRAAARTGPVASVGIDTWAVDYGVLDSDGALLGVPFHYRDGRNTPAAEQVLTHIGARELYGIGGLQHLPFNTVFQLAAHRATAQWEAARTILLMPDLLVYWLTGTVGAEVTNASTTGLFDARSGTWSDALIQRLGLDRSLFPPLREPGESAGTLLPHVAELAGLPHGTPVTTVASHDTASAVAAVPATEPGFAYVSCGTWSLAGLELDAPVLTEASRAANFTNERGIDGTVRYLRNIMGMWLLEECRRTWERDGAATSFSGLLADAARARPFAAVIDPDDPLFLSPGDMPSRIDAALIRTGQNLPEGRGGYVRCVLESLALAHRRTLHEAAQLAGRDLTRIHLVGGGSRNELLCQWTADATGLPVTAGPAEATALGNVLLQARAHGLVGGPADMRRLVARTQELRHYAPQGDVAAWDEAADRLPVRVS